A genomic stretch from Chryseobacterium sp. SNU WT5 includes:
- the mfd gene encoding transcription-repair coupling factor: MQLKKITETFLPELLHLGFGKELITQLDHNKHLAVKSFAGSSPAVFAAELFLIKKKSLLFLTDDREDALYITAELEDLLGKENVLYFPPTHLEPYQIEKTQNANLVLRTEVLNRIHTDKKPRVMIASFSSLAERVMKKEDFKAISHTIKTGDQLDFDFTEELLHQFNFNHTDFVSEPGEFSVRGGIVDVFSYSNEEPYRINFFGNEVESIKTFDIETQLSKERIKEFQLVSNMNFSGVGKKVSLFDLAPKDLVVITKNAFVGFNFIKSFYEKAEVKFGTLGTEIRHQKPNELFVSEEEFINDINKFEWIDFTLQEVKESDAAIIQLNQTPQPSFHKKFELLLEDLEEKQNNGFETWISFSTEKQKERLESIFEELSAQQRSSIENINQSLEKESKVLFKSFKSELHEGFIDLDHKISVYTDHQIFDRYQRFKAKNSFAKSEQITLKDLMQMKVGDYITHIDHGIGKFMGLVKVNNNGKIQECFKLVYKNGDLLYVSIHSLNKISKYNGPDGREIVLSKLGSPAWKTLKQKTKAKVKQIAFDLIRLYAERKTAKGFAFTPDTYLQNELEASFIYEDTPDQEKATVDVKTDMENDTVMDRLICGDVGFGKTEIAIRAAFKAATDGKQVAILVPTTILAFQHYRSFKERLKDFPVEISYMNRFRTAKQKAETLEGLKSGKIDIVIGTHQLVGSSVKFKDLGLLIIDEEHKFGVAVKDKLKTIKSNIDTLTLTATPIPRTLQFSLMAARDLSVIKTPPPNRQPVDTQIVGFDEEMIRDAISYELQRDGQVYFINNRIENLKDIAGLIQRLVPDAKVITGHGQMEGKQLERNVLDFMEGKYDVLVSTTIIESGVDVPNANTIFINDAQRFGMADVHQMRGRVGRSNRKAFCFLITPPFDMVSSDARKRLEAIEQFSDLGSGFQIAMKDLEIRGAGDLLGGEQSGFINEMGFDTYQKIMQEALEELQNDEEFEDLFDNEEDRKKLFKSTKEVNIDTDLELMLPDSYVQSIEERLSLYQKLAEIENKEDLYQLELELIDRFGALPSEAINLLKSVELKWIAAEIGFDKIVVKNGIFLGYFPPNPQDKFYQSEKFKNIISYLSKNPREATLKEKTSKEGNQLMMRKENVQNVDEVNSVLERILGNHSVT, encoded by the coding sequence ATGCAGTTAAAAAAAATTACCGAAACATTTCTTCCCGAACTCCTTCATTTAGGTTTTGGAAAAGAACTGATCACGCAACTCGATCACAATAAGCACCTTGCTGTAAAATCCTTTGCAGGATCCTCACCAGCCGTCTTCGCCGCAGAGTTATTTCTGATCAAAAAGAAATCTCTTTTGTTTTTAACAGATGATCGGGAAGATGCTTTATATATTACAGCGGAATTAGAGGATCTATTAGGTAAGGAAAATGTGCTCTATTTTCCGCCCACTCATCTGGAGCCTTATCAAATTGAGAAAACTCAAAATGCCAATTTGGTTTTAAGAACTGAGGTTTTGAACCGAATCCATACGGATAAAAAACCCAGAGTGATGATCGCTTCATTTTCTTCTCTAGCGGAAAGAGTGATGAAGAAAGAAGATTTTAAAGCAATTTCTCATACGATCAAAACTGGTGATCAGTTAGATTTTGATTTTACTGAAGAATTATTGCATCAGTTTAATTTCAATCATACCGATTTCGTTTCGGAACCAGGAGAGTTTTCAGTTCGGGGAGGTATTGTAGATGTTTTTTCTTATTCTAATGAGGAGCCGTATCGAATTAATTTTTTTGGAAATGAAGTAGAAAGTATCAAAACTTTTGATATCGAAACCCAACTTTCGAAAGAAAGAATTAAAGAATTTCAGTTGGTTTCAAATATGAATTTTTCTGGAGTAGGGAAGAAAGTATCGTTGTTTGATTTAGCACCGAAAGATTTAGTTGTAATTACTAAGAATGCTTTTGTGGGTTTTAATTTTATTAAAAGTTTCTATGAAAAAGCAGAAGTAAAGTTCGGCACTTTAGGTACAGAAATCAGACATCAAAAACCAAATGAACTTTTTGTTTCGGAAGAGGAATTTATTAACGATATCAATAAATTTGAATGGATCGATTTTACTTTACAGGAAGTTAAAGAAAGCGATGCTGCAATAATTCAGTTGAATCAAACTCCGCAACCAAGCTTTCATAAAAAGTTTGAATTATTACTGGAAGATCTAGAGGAAAAACAGAATAACGGTTTTGAAACATGGATTTCCTTTTCCACCGAAAAGCAGAAAGAGCGATTAGAATCTATTTTTGAAGAATTATCTGCGCAGCAGCGTTCTTCGATAGAGAATATTAACCAATCTTTAGAGAAAGAATCGAAGGTTTTATTCAAGTCTTTCAAATCTGAACTTCATGAGGGATTTATCGATCTTGACCATAAAATATCAGTTTATACGGATCACCAGATCTTTGATCGTTATCAAAGATTTAAAGCCAAAAACTCTTTTGCGAAATCGGAACAGATTACGCTGAAAGATTTAATGCAGATGAAAGTCGGCGATTATATTACGCATATCGACCACGGTATCGGTAAGTTTATGGGATTGGTGAAAGTTAATAATAATGGAAAGATTCAGGAATGTTTTAAACTCGTTTATAAAAATGGAGATTTACTTTATGTAAGTATTCACTCTCTCAATAAAATTTCAAAATACAATGGACCCGACGGACGGGAAATCGTTTTATCAAAGTTGGGATCGCCGGCATGGAAAACTTTGAAACAAAAAACAAAAGCGAAAGTAAAACAGATTGCTTTTGATTTGATTCGGCTCTATGCCGAGCGAAAAACGGCGAAAGGTTTTGCTTTTACACCAGATACTTATTTGCAAAATGAACTGGAAGCCAGTTTTATTTATGAAGATACACCCGATCAGGAAAAAGCGACAGTTGATGTAAAAACGGATATGGAAAATGATACGGTGATGGATCGTTTAATCTGTGGTGATGTAGGTTTTGGGAAAACAGAAATAGCAATTCGAGCAGCCTTCAAAGCTGCAACTGATGGTAAACAGGTAGCTATTTTAGTTCCGACAACGATTTTAGCTTTTCAGCATTACCGAAGTTTTAAGGAAAGATTAAAGGATTTCCCAGTTGAGATTTCTTATATGAATCGTTTTCGGACTGCGAAACAAAAAGCGGAGACTTTAGAAGGATTAAAATCCGGTAAAATTGATATCGTAATTGGAACGCATCAATTGGTTGGGAGTAGTGTAAAATTTAAAGATTTAGGTTTATTAATTATTGATGAAGAGCATAAATTTGGCGTCGCAGTAAAAGATAAACTAAAAACCATTAAGAGTAATATAGACACGCTAACATTAACTGCGACGCCGATTCCGAGGACTTTGCAATTCTCTTTGATGGCAGCCAGAGATTTATCGGTCATTAAAACGCCCCCACCGAACCGGCAACCTGTTGATACGCAAATCGTAGGATTTGATGAGGAGATGATACGGGATGCTATTTCTTACGAACTTCAACGGGATGGTCAGGTTTATTTTATTAATAATAGAATTGAAAATCTGAAAGATATCGCGGGCCTGATCCAGCGGTTAGTGCCTGATGCGAAAGTAATTACTGGTCACGGACAAATGGAAGGCAAACAGCTTGAACGGAATGTTCTCGATTTTATGGAGGGCAAATATGATGTTTTAGTTTCCACGACAATTATAGAAAGTGGAGTAGATGTGCCCAACGCAAATACGATTTTTATTAATGATGCACAACGTTTTGGGATGGCAGATGTTCACCAGATGCGTGGTCGGGTTGGTAGGAGTAACAGGAAGGCTTTTTGTTTTTTAATTACACCGCCTTTCGATATGGTCTCGTCTGATGCCCGAAAGAGATTAGAAGCTATTGAACAGTTTTCTGATCTGGGAAGTGGTTTTCAGATTGCTATGAAAGATTTAGAAATTCGGGGTGCAGGTGATTTATTAGGTGGTGAACAAAGTGGTTTCATTAATGAAATGGGATTTGATACCTACCAAAAAATTATGCAGGAAGCGCTGGAAGAATTACAGAATGATGAGGAGTTCGAAGATTTATTTGATAATGAAGAAGATCGTAAAAAACTCTTTAAGTCAACCAAGGAAGTTAATATTGATACGGATTTAGAATTAATGTTACCTGATTCTTATGTTCAAAGTATTGAAGAGCGATTGTCTTTGTATCAAAAATTAGCAGAAATTGAAAACAAAGAAGACTTGTACCAATTAGAATTGGAATTAATCGACCGTTTTGGAGCTTTACCATCAGAAGCGATTAATCTTTTAAAATCAGTGGAATTAAAATGGATTGCGGCCGAAATTGGCTTTGATAAAATTGTGGTGAAGAATGGTATCTTCCTCGGATATTTCCCGCCAAATCCTCAGGATAAGTTTTATCAAAGTGAAAAATTTAAGAATATTATTTCTTATTTATCAAAGAATCCGAGGGAAGCAACCTTAAAAGAAAAAACAAGCAAAGAAGGAAATCAATTAATGATGCGGAAAGAGAATGTACAAAATGTAGATGAAGTGAATTCTGTTTTGGAAAGGATTTTAGGGAATCATTCAGTGACCTAA
- the pth gene encoding aminoacyl-tRNA hydrolase, giving the protein MKYLIVGLGNKGEEYAETRHNVGFKVAEKIAETIAAPFKSSNFGLLAEGKYKGRKVFILKPDTYMNLSGNAVKFWMQKENIPVENLMIVTDDLSLPFGTLRMKMKGSDAGHNGLKSIQEQLQTQNYPRLRFGISAEFSEGKQVDYVLGKWEGEEKEKLPERIEKFSKACLSFVFAGIQNAMTAFNGK; this is encoded by the coding sequence ATGAAATACCTCATCGTTGGTCTAGGAAATAAAGGCGAAGAATACGCAGAAACCCGGCATAATGTAGGGTTTAAAGTTGCCGAAAAAATTGCCGAAACCATTGCCGCACCTTTTAAATCATCCAACTTTGGTTTGCTGGCAGAAGGGAAATACAAAGGACGAAAAGTTTTTATTTTAAAACCAGATACCTACATGAATCTTTCCGGAAATGCGGTGAAATTTTGGATGCAAAAGGAAAATATTCCCGTAGAAAATTTAATGATTGTTACCGACGATTTGTCTTTGCCATTTGGAACTTTAAGAATGAAAATGAAAGGTTCTGATGCGGGACACAACGGTTTGAAAAGTATTCAGGAACAACTGCAAACTCAAAATTACCCACGGTTAAGATTCGGAATTTCTGCGGAATTTTCGGAAGGGAAACAAGTCGATTATGTTTTAGGAAAATGGGAGGGGGAAGAAAAAGAAAAACTTCCCGAACGAATCGAGAAGTTTTCTAAGGCGTGTCTGTCATTTGTTTTTGCAGGAATCCAAAATGCCATGACAGCTTTTAACGGGAAATAA
- a CDS encoding carbonic anhydrase, which produces MKAHTLETQSTISPNKALQFLKEGNHRFVSNLKMNRNLLEQVNDTREGQFPFAVILSCIDSRTSAELLFDQGLGDIFSIRIAGNFVNQDILGSMEFGCKIAGCKLIVVLGHSKCGALKGGLDARNIENLGMENLSHLIGHFEGCINEIINENEERSSYNEDLLERLNVCNIQRTIKEIRQQSSTLNKMEQEGSIKIVGANYCVESGAVNWL; this is translated from the coding sequence ATGAAAGCACATACATTAGAAACACAATCGACCATTTCTCCAAATAAAGCCCTACAATTTTTAAAAGAAGGTAATCACCGATTTGTTAGCAATCTAAAAATGAACAGAAACTTGCTCGAACAAGTAAACGACACCAGAGAAGGTCAATTCCCTTTTGCCGTAATATTAAGTTGTATTGATAGCCGAACCTCCGCAGAATTGCTTTTCGATCAAGGTTTGGGAGATATTTTCAGCATAAGAATTGCAGGAAATTTCGTGAATCAGGACATTTTGGGATCCATGGAATTTGGTTGCAAAATCGCAGGATGCAAATTGATCGTCGTTTTGGGTCATTCCAAATGTGGCGCGCTAAAAGGAGGTTTGGATGCACGAAATATTGAAAATTTAGGAATGGAAAACCTCAGCCATTTGATTGGTCATTTTGAAGGTTGCATCAATGAGATAATCAATGAAAACGAAGAGCGATCTTCCTATAATGAAGATTTGCTGGAACGCTTGAACGTTTGTAATATTCAACGAACCATCAAAGAAATTCGGCAACAAAGTTCTACCTTAAATAAAATGGAACAAGAAGGCAGTATAAAAATCGTGGGCGCTAATTATTGTGTAGAAAGCGGTGCTGTAAACTGGTTGTAA
- a CDS encoding SulP family inorganic anion transporter, translated as MKKAISLIGGIKENFPSGLVVFLVALPLCLGIALASGAPPLSGIIAGIIGGLVVGYLSNSNVSVSGPAAGLTAIVLTAITDLGAFELFLCAGIIAGLLQLILGFVKAGSISNYFPNNIIEGMLAGIGIIIILTQIPHALGFDKDASYFSELIAGIHPGAIMVTLVSIGILLAWDKVPSLKKMKMIPGALVAVAAGILLNYIFKISGSSLAIGAEHLVSLPIPQSAADFKNLIIFPDVQGFLNPKVWIVGATIAVVASIETLLCIEASDRLDAHRRITDTNLELRAQGIGNLISSAIGGLPMTSVVVRSSANANAGATSKSSAMIHGALLLICALSIPFILNLIPLATLAAVLILVGYKLAKPATIIHFWKKGKYQFIPFIATLIAVVFLDLLKGVGIGLLISVFYILQGNMKRAYYLSREQLDEADEIKIKLAEEVSFLNKAAIKKTLKNVKQHSIVTIDARGTSYIATDIVDMIEDFANIRAKEEDIEVRLIGFKTSYKEYAEDKDSHVIIAHRRSM; from the coding sequence ATGAAAAAAGCAATCTCATTAATAGGAGGAATAAAAGAAAATTTTCCTTCAGGACTCGTCGTTTTTTTAGTAGCACTTCCGCTCTGCTTGGGAATTGCGTTGGCATCAGGAGCACCGCCACTTTCCGGTATTATAGCAGGAATTATCGGTGGCTTAGTTGTTGGATATTTAAGCAATTCCAATGTTTCAGTTTCCGGTCCTGCTGCGGGTTTAACTGCGATTGTACTTACAGCAATCACCGATTTAGGAGCCTTTGAACTCTTTCTTTGTGCAGGAATTATTGCCGGACTTTTACAATTAATTTTAGGATTTGTAAAAGCAGGAAGCATATCCAATTACTTCCCCAACAACATTATCGAAGGAATGTTGGCGGGAATTGGAATCATCATCATTTTAACTCAAATCCCGCATGCACTCGGATTCGACAAAGATGCCAGTTACTTTTCAGAATTAATTGCAGGAATTCATCCGGGAGCAATAATGGTCACCTTAGTTTCTATCGGAATTCTTTTGGCCTGGGACAAAGTTCCGTCGCTTAAAAAGATGAAAATGATTCCCGGAGCTTTGGTTGCTGTTGCTGCTGGAATTTTATTGAATTATATTTTTAAAATTTCCGGAAGTTCTCTCGCAATCGGGGCTGAACATTTGGTATCCTTACCAATACCGCAAAGTGCAGCAGATTTCAAAAACCTCATTATTTTTCCTGATGTTCAGGGTTTTTTAAACCCGAAAGTTTGGATTGTAGGTGCCACAATTGCGGTGGTTGCTTCCATTGAAACCCTTTTGTGTATTGAAGCTTCCGATCGTTTGGATGCTCATCGACGAATTACTGACACTAATCTCGAACTTCGTGCACAGGGAATTGGTAATTTAATCAGTTCCGCCATCGGAGGATTACCGATGACTTCAGTTGTGGTACGAAGTTCTGCCAATGCAAATGCTGGAGCGACTTCAAAAAGTTCAGCCATGATTCATGGCGCGCTTTTATTGATCTGTGCACTTTCTATTCCTTTTATTTTGAATTTAATTCCGTTGGCAACTTTAGCAGCGGTGTTGATTTTAGTAGGATACAAACTGGCAAAACCTGCCACCATTATTCATTTTTGGAAGAAAGGAAAATATCAGTTTATCCCATTTATTGCGACCCTTATTGCGGTGGTATTCCTTGATTTATTAAAAGGAGTTGGGATTGGTTTGCTCATTTCGGTATTCTATATTCTACAAGGAAATATGAAAAGAGCCTATTATTTGAGTCGCGAACAGTTGGATGAAGCTGATGAAATCAAAATAAAATTAGCGGAAGAAGTTTCCTTTCTGAATAAAGCCGCCATCAAAAAAACTTTGAAGAACGTTAAACAGCATTCAATTGTAACAATCGACGCGAGAGGAACGTCCTACATCGCGACAGATATTGTAGATATGATCGAGGATTTTGCGAATATTCGAGCAAAAGAGGAAGATATCGAAGTGAGATTAATTGGTTTTAAAACTTCCTACAAAGAATATGCAGAAGATAAAGATTCTCACGTAATCATCGCACACAGACGATCAATGTAA
- a CDS encoding carbonic anhydrase, which produces MKKSYEVIFKNNKKWLESQLAENPDFFKTLAATQTPEYLYIGCSDSRVSAEEMMGMKPGELFVHRNIANVVNTLDMSSTAVIQYAVEHLQVKHIIVCGHYGCGGIKAAMTPEDLGLLNPWLRTIRDVYRLHQAELDSIEDEQLRYDRLVELNVQEQCINVIKMASVQEEYIIDEYPIVHGWVFDMKTGKIIDLDIDFEKILKDIQKIYNLTNSEWVMSRKK; this is translated from the coding sequence ATGAAAAAATCCTACGAAGTCATTTTCAAAAATAATAAAAAATGGCTGGAATCTCAGCTGGCCGAAAATCCTGATTTTTTTAAAACACTTGCTGCCACACAAACTCCTGAATATTTATATATCGGATGTTCGGACAGTCGAGTTTCGGCAGAAGAAATGATGGGCATGAAACCAGGAGAATTATTTGTCCACCGTAATATCGCCAATGTGGTGAATACTTTGGATATGAGTTCAACCGCCGTGATTCAATATGCTGTTGAACATTTGCAAGTAAAACACATCATCGTTTGTGGACATTACGGTTGCGGTGGTATTAAAGCAGCGATGACACCAGAAGACTTGGGCCTTTTAAATCCGTGGTTGCGAACGATCCGTGACGTATACCGCTTGCATCAAGCAGAATTAGATTCAATTGAAGACGAGCAATTACGCTACGATCGCTTGGTAGAATTGAATGTTCAGGAACAATGTATCAACGTTATAAAAATGGCTTCAGTTCAAGAAGAATATATCATAGATGAATATCCGATTGTACATGGCTGGGTTTTTGATATGAAGACGGGAAAAATAATTGATTTAGATATTGATTTTGAGAAAATTTTGAAAGACATTCAAAAAATATACAATCTGACCAACTCAGAATGGGTGATGAGTAGAAAGAAATAA
- a CDS encoding serine acetyltransferase, producing MSNHSVLQKDFYRESGKWLSTFQIWKKCFSPNLHFIYLLRTTQKYAKSTFLGKIWRLILRHYQIKYGFQIYPETEIGEGLYLGHWGALVINPKVKIGKNCNIAQGVTIAQANRGKNEGVPTIGDEVWIGPNAVIVGNITIGDNVLIGPNAYVNCDIPSNTVVVGNPASFTINEKATSGYINHKID from the coding sequence ATGTCGAATCATTCTGTACTTCAAAAAGATTTTTATCGCGAAAGTGGCAAATGGCTTTCTACCTTTCAAATCTGGAAAAAATGCTTCAGCCCGAATTTGCATTTTATTTATCTTTTACGAACGACACAGAAATATGCGAAGAGTACTTTTTTAGGTAAAATCTGGCGCTTAATTTTGCGACATTATCAAATTAAATATGGCTTTCAAATTTATCCTGAAACCGAAATTGGCGAAGGATTATACCTCGGACATTGGGGTGCTTTGGTTATTAATCCAAAAGTAAAAATTGGCAAAAACTGTAATATTGCGCAAGGCGTAACCATTGCGCAAGCAAATAGAGGAAAGAATGAAGGAGTGCCAACAATTGGTGATGAAGTTTGGATTGGACCCAACGCAGTGATCGTTGGCAATATTACGATTGGAGACAATGTTTTAATCGGACCAAACGCCTACGTAAATTGCGATATCCCTTCGAACACAGTCGTAGTAGGAAATCCTGCCAGTTTTACGATCAACGAAAAGGCAACTTCTGGTTATATTAATCATAAGATCGATTAA
- a CDS encoding glycosyltransferase, with protein sequence MAAKKKVLIRIGSLRHGGAEKVLVTFLKNLPTDKYEIDLLLNLYSGKYLTEVPSWVNVLYLNKGEMITTNRIQDLPEKAFRVLYQKVFKIFPQLLYQFILKGKKYDIEFAAIHGMRDEILNSPVKSSKKIIWIHNDLKKTEFHNYTDEEFRKFFGFDKIMVISEKIQEDFETLAENEEEKSKIVRIYNPLDTDEILRKSEVERIKSVGELDTPNSELSAINYQSTFISVGTVFPQKGFDRLLKVHKQLLDEGHHHKILIVGDGYDFENIKKLKGELGVSETATLLGFTDNPYPHIKNADFYILSSRYEGFPTVLFEAITLKKKIIATDVSGVREMLKVGELGLIVENSEDGIYEGMKKALQNPDSFKQYEHHLKDYQMPFNLENSVNSIIKIIDDL encoded by the coding sequence ATGGCTGCGAAAAAGAAAGTCCTTATCAGAATTGGTTCTCTTCGTCATGGTGGTGCAGAAAAAGTGTTGGTTACCTTTCTCAAAAATTTACCGACAGACAAATATGAAATTGACCTTTTATTGAATTTGTATTCAGGGAAATATCTTACCGAGGTTCCTAGTTGGGTTAACGTTTTGTATCTGAACAAAGGAGAGATGATTACCACCAATCGTATTCAAGATTTGCCGGAAAAGGCTTTTCGGGTTTTGTATCAAAAAGTTTTCAAAATTTTTCCTCAACTTCTTTATCAATTTATTTTAAAAGGAAAAAAATACGATATCGAATTTGCAGCTATCCACGGAATGCGTGATGAAATACTAAATTCTCCGGTAAAATCATCCAAAAAAATTATCTGGATTCACAACGATTTAAAGAAAACAGAATTCCACAACTATACCGACGAAGAGTTTCGAAAGTTTTTTGGATTTGATAAAATTATGGTAATCTCTGAGAAAATTCAAGAGGATTTTGAAACTTTAGCCGAAAATGAAGAGGAAAAGAGTAAAATAGTTAGGATTTATAATCCTTTGGACACTGACGAAATTTTAAGAAAGTCCGAAGTCGAAAGGATAAAGTCAGTAGGTGAACTCGATACTCCGAACTCCGAACTTTCAGCCATCAACTATCAATCAACATTTATTTCAGTTGGGACCGTTTTCCCCCAAAAAGGATTTGACCGACTACTGAAAGTTCATAAACAGCTTCTAGACGAAGGTCATCATCACAAAATCTTAATTGTTGGTGATGGTTATGACTTCGAAAACATCAAAAAATTAAAAGGCGAATTAGGCGTTTCTGAAACAGCTACTCTGTTGGGTTTCACAGACAATCCTTATCCTCACATTAAAAATGCAGATTTCTATATTTTAAGTTCCAGATATGAAGGATTTCCAACGGTTTTATTTGAAGCCATTACTTTAAAAAAGAAAATTATTGCGACTGATGTCTCTGGCGTACGGGAAATGTTGAAAGTTGGAGAACTTGGTTTAATCGTTGAGAATTCTGAAGACGGAATTTATGAAGGAATGAAAAAAGCCCTTCAGAATCCTGACAGTTTTAAGCAATATGAACATCATTTGAAAGATTATCAAATGCCATTTAATCTTGAAAACTCGGTGAATTCTATCATTAAAATAATAGATGATTTATAA
- a CDS encoding acyltransferase, whose protein sequence is MILLYRIILKLNTTYDRFIQNIYLKICIAKGLKVGEKVRFVEVPQFGTEPFLIEIGDETTFSNNVRFVNHDGGQNALHFLEKYKDVRTFGRIKIGKQCLIGADTIIMPGVEMQDNCILGAGSILTTSTRKGSVYAGVPAKFICTIEEYGDKLLAHNVMYPRELEKVRPNLDAYIKENLPHTYKPIK, encoded by the coding sequence ATGATTCTTTTGTACCGAATTATTTTAAAATTAAATACGACTTACGATCGCTTCATACAGAACATTTATCTTAAAATCTGTATTGCAAAAGGTTTGAAAGTAGGCGAGAAAGTTCGTTTTGTAGAAGTTCCTCAGTTTGGAACGGAACCTTTTTTAATTGAAATCGGTGACGAGACTACTTTCTCTAATAACGTCCGGTTTGTAAATCATGATGGCGGCCAAAATGCGCTTCATTTTTTGGAGAAATATAAAGACGTAAGAACTTTCGGACGTATAAAAATCGGAAAACAATGTCTCATCGGGGCCGATACGATTATTATGCCCGGAGTTGAAATGCAAGACAATTGCATTTTAGGTGCTGGCTCTATTTTAACCACCTCAACACGTAAAGGGTCTGTTTATGCTGGTGTTCCCGCGAAATTCATCTGTACGATCGAAGAATATGGTGACAAACTACTAGCGCATAATGTGATGTATCCGCGAGAATTAGAAAAGGTTCGTCCTAATTTAGATGCCTATATCAAAGAAAATCTCCCACACACCTATAAACCGATAAAATAA
- a CDS encoding glycosyltransferase has translation MPNSRKIKILFRHRSMEMGGVEKVMLSLLNNLDQEKFELTVLLNLNQGELRNEFPSHVRKVYLTDGKEDFSKNILLRKLQLLKRKNKLEKLRKNPSIIDHHYLTESFDVEIAMTYNDFESVLNSTNKNSKKIGWFHSEIDLPKLQPLVPTILEQFPQFDYMIYCSEKIKTIMHSVYPQLQYPQESVIINAIPIEEIKKKSDEKINDLPKSPVFVSVGRLHTRKGFHLLMDAHAKLIKEGFDHSVIIIGDGEELPNLLEQQKKLGVEKTYLFLGNKMNPYPYIKNADFFIMSSESEAWPLVIAEALILQKPIIATKVGDVEMMIKDRETGYLIDYNTEDIYSAMKEFLTNQPLVESLKINLQEIEQEFDNQKIFNEIEEIILNLAKN, from the coding sequence ATGCCAAACTCTAGAAAAATCAAAATTTTATTCCGCCACCGTTCCATGGAAATGGGTGGCGTAGAAAAAGTGATGCTGAGCTTACTCAATAATTTGGATCAAGAAAAATTTGAGTTGACCGTTCTTTTAAATCTGAATCAGGGAGAATTGCGAAATGAATTTCCCTCGCATGTTAGAAAAGTATATTTGACTGATGGTAAAGAAGATTTTTCAAAAAACATTTTACTACGAAAACTCCAACTTCTAAAAAGAAAAAATAAACTAGAGAAACTCCGTAAAAACCCTAGTATTATTGATCACCATTATCTTACCGAATCATTTGATGTAGAAATCGCGATGACTTACAATGATTTCGAGTCTGTCCTGAATTCTACGAATAAAAATTCTAAGAAAATTGGGTGGTTTCACTCTGAGATTGATTTGCCAAAATTGCAACCATTAGTCCCCACAATTTTAGAGCAGTTCCCACAGTTCGATTACATGATCTACTGTTCAGAAAAAATAAAGACAATTATGCATTCGGTTTATCCTCAACTTCAATATCCTCAGGAAAGCGTAATTATCAACGCGATTCCCATTGAAGAGATCAAAAAGAAATCCGACGAAAAAATAAATGATTTACCAAAAAGTCCTGTTTTTGTGTCTGTCGGCAGATTGCATACCAGAAAAGGGTTTCATCTATTAATGGATGCACATGCAAAATTAATAAAGGAAGGATTTGATCATTCGGTGATAATCATTGGCGATGGAGAAGAACTTCCTAATTTATTAGAGCAACAAAAGAAATTAGGAGTCGAGAAAACATATTTATTTTTAGGAAACAAGATGAATCCATATCCATACATCAAAAATGCCGATTTCTTCATCATGTCATCCGAATCGGAAGCCTGGCCATTGGTTATTGCCGAGGCACTTATCTTACAAAAACCTATTATCGCGACGAAAGTTGGCGATGTTGAAATGATGATTAAAGACCGAGAAACCGGTTATTTGATTGACTATAACACAGAAGATATTTACAGTGCAATGAAAGAATTTTTGACCAATCAACCACTGGTAGAAAGTCTCAAAATAAATCTACAAGAAATTGAGCAAGAATTTGACAATCAAAAAATCTTTAATGAGATTGAAGAAATCATTCTTAATTTAGCAAAAAACTAA